The following proteins are co-located in the Malus sylvestris chromosome 13, drMalSylv7.2, whole genome shotgun sequence genome:
- the LOC126596914 gene encoding non-specific lipid transfer protein GPI-anchored 20-like: MEIFVPFPRLVMAMAVALVLALPASAQVGSPCTANTIASFSSCMSFLTNSSANGTLPTAACCNSLKSITSTSRDCWCLLSNGSLPFQLPINRTLAISLPRACNLPGVPLQCPAAGAPIRAPGPRSLSPTLSPGASPSAPTASSVPAPTSSAESPESDNTPDLTPPSTTGGSGAPNATPGSRPVVTPSAATPSYSPSLLLLASGILAMKFF, from the exons ATGGAGATTTTCGTGCCATTTCCCCGTCTAGTTATGGCAATGGCAGTGGCCCTGGTCCTGGCTCTGCCAGCCTCCGCGCAAGTTGGTTCCCCATGTACTGCCAACACGATTGCTAGCTTTTCCTCTTGCATGAGTTTTCTCACTAATAGCAGCGCCAATGGTACATTACCAACCGCAGCCTGCTGCAATTCGCTAAAATCCATCACAAGTACTAGCAGGGACTGTTGGTGCCTCCTTTCGAATGGAAGCCTTCCCTTCCAGTTGCCAATCAACCGGACTCTAGCCATCTCTCTTCCTCGTGCCTGCAACCTCCCTGGCGTCCCTCTCCAATGCCCAG CCGCTGGTGCACCTATTCGTGCTCCAG GTCCTAGATCCCTGTCGCCAACTCTTTCTCCTGGAGCTTCACCATCTGCTCCTACAG CTTCCTCTGTCCCAGCACCCACCTCATCTGCTGAGTCACCAGAATCCGACAACACACCAGATTTAACTCCGCCATCCACAACAGGGGGTTCTGGAGCTCCAAACGCAACTCCTGGGAGCCGCCCGGTTGTGACTCCATCGGCTGCTACACCCTCTTACTCGCCTTCCCTTCTGCTATTGGCATCCGGCATTTTAGCTATGAAGTTTTTCTAG
- the LOC126596632 gene encoding non-specific lipid transfer protein GPI-anchored 25-like, translating into MAILLALTLTILGAEAAEPPPPLPSCADQLVRFSPCLPYVSSPPNNLSDSPPPKCCDAFSLSMESGGALCLCYLVQDPPMLGFPLNGSRVLSLSSTCPLRDISTNTSSAQSLESLCSGSPELPPLRSSTISEVSPPGSESVDNASSPLMSLAPESANTTSIPLGNRSPTPPSSVVYPARVSAAVKQIHKRNAWFLPALLSFLVSMFI; encoded by the exons ATGGCCATCCTCCTAGCCTTGACGCTCACCATTCTCGGCGCTGAAGCAGCAGAACCACCGCCGCCGCTACCTAGTTGCGCTGACCAGCTCGTGAGATTCTCTCCGTGCCTGCCGTACGTGTCCTCTCCGCCGAACAACCTCTCCGACTCGCCCCCACCCAAGTGCTGTGACGCGTTCTCGCTGTCGATGGAGTCCGGCGGCGCTCTTTGCCTCTGCTACCTGGTCCAGGATCCTCCCATGCTTGGGTTTCCGTTGAACGGGAGTCGCGTTCTGTCTCTGTCTTCCACTTGCCCTCTCAGAGATATTTCCACAAACACAAGCAGTGCACAATCTTTGGAATCGCTCTGCTCAg GATCGCCAGAACTCCCTCCTCTCCGCAGCTCAACAATTTCAGAAGTTTCTCCTCCTG gttcTGAGTCTGTTGACAATGCTTCATCTCCTCTCATGAGCTTAGCACCAGAATCAGCAAACACTACAAGCATTCCACTGGGAAACAGATCGCCGACTCCACCAAGCTCAGTGGTATATCCGGCAAGGGTTTCTGCAGCAGTGAAGCAAATTCACAAAAGGAACGCTTGGTTTCTACCTGCACTACTGAGTTTCCTTGTTTCCATGTTCATCTGA